The following proteins are co-located in the Solenopsis invicta isolate M01_SB chromosome 7, UNIL_Sinv_3.0, whole genome shotgun sequence genome:
- the LOC105205413 gene encoding vasorin isoform X1, with amino-acid sequence MFQFSDAIPKELLLLLAGAFVVAATTSACPWSQHAVDLENSCICDYNLAGELSVQCDIVDYEQLLSAMRRYATKTPIDLFYINNSTIGALRNGTFATMRINNIQLSGCRIRSIELEAFKGQENNLKSLNLKDNELTEIPGANLKTLKNLTVLDLSMNKITKVNDNAFAGTKLITLKLSDNEVTLAPGSFRGLERTLKNLNLKGTRQKKVPEALRGLRTLAFLDLSQNSIRELPGTSGIKAFEGLDSLTGLNLERNLIQNIGPDAFHGIKNTLSSLSLLNNLIPDFPTAAINSVQDLRVLDIGFNLITELPVNAFQGNPSITLLAIDGNPLSTVPEEALAQLNGTLRGLSLGGRFLVCDCRLRWIVEWIKTRDLQVTSRERKPQFCGSPQRLQDKSFYNIDPDDMNCERPSELIGIGTVESVDTREPTETVVGDIGTYPPSARPTTSTTELITSTALSTTTVTVSSTTEQRRTTPSAPSSTYIPTTRPTVARTGNVVVVRTTPSPPKQSQEHIQQHQPRPPLVLGSPLYKSKLNEKDIIVKDVLRQDNAVIIYWDTEATNILGFRVIYRLFGDNSFKQAPPLEASEREFKIKNVPSQECIVVCVISLEETNITPANVPYNQCREVRTENSPTSNMDKITIAASAAICATIVVAVIIFVVANRRRARKLHTLHSIDQTKMGGPIAGLPVNCCSNMGPTPSPGGPLSSMATLSAYNAQKEWDQVSAYSNRSIPRPRIFPIDRQGSITRASCLDDVRSQAGHYSSKVSARSIADGQSQHSFSNNSTRYFSNTALASNLVSTRPELRQSRQSLAAASDRMSRSNFSSNHLPPHSSARRQRPRSRNRNLEPNPPRPGSRYSLADSTHTLNNYDENNWTDHDMDIYMARNPTTRSGLVPL; translated from the exons atgttCCAATTTTCAGATGCAATTCCAAAGGAGCTATTGCTGCTGCTAGCGGGCGCGTTTGTCGTTGCGGCGACGACATCCGCCTGTCCATGGTCGCAGCATGCGGTGGATCTCGAGAATTCGTGCATCTGCGACTACAATCTAGCTGGCGAGCTCTCGGTGCAGTGCGACATCGTCGATTATGAACAGCTATTATCGGCGATGCGGCGTTACGCCACCAAAACGCCGATTGATCTCTTCTACATTAATAATAGTACGATCGGCGCCCTAAGAAACGGTACGTTTGCCACCATGAGGATTAACAATATACAGCTGTCTGGGTGCCGCATCAGGAGCATCGAGCTAGAAGCCTTCAAAGGCCAAGAAAATAATCTGAAGAGCTTAAATCTCAAAGATAATGAGCTCACGGAAATCCCCGGCGCCAATTTGAAGACCTTGAAGAACCTCACTGTGCTCGATCTTTCAATGAACAAGATCACTAAGGTCAACGACAACGCCTTCGCCGGCACCAAACTGATAACGCTGAAACTCTCCGACAACGAGGTCACTCTCGCTCCGGGATCGTTTCGCGGCCTGGAGAGAACTCTGAAGAATCTCAATCTCAAAGGAACGCGGCAGAAGAAAGTGCCGGAAGCGCTCAGAGGACTGAGGACTCTGGCTTTCCTCGATCTTTCGCAGAACAGCATACGCGAGCTTCCCGGCACGTCTGGAATCAAAGCATTCGAGGGTCTCGACTCCCTCACAGGATTGAATCTCGAGAGAAACCTGATCCAGAATATCGGCCCGGACGCGTTCCACGGCATCAAGAACACTCTCAGCTCCCTCAGTCTGCTGAACAATCTCATCCCGGATTTCCCTACGGCGGCTATCAACAGCGTTCAAGATCTTAGA GTGTTGGATATCGGATTCAATCTGATCACGGAACTACCGGTCAACGCCTTTCAAGGAAATCCATCGATCACATTGCTAGCAATCGACGGTAACCCGTTGTCCACGGTACCGGAAGAGGCGCTCGCCCAACTGAACGGTACTCTGCGCGGACTGAGTCTGGGCGGACGATTTCTCGTCTGCGACTGCCGTTTACGCTGGATCGTCGAGTGGATCAAGACGCGAGACCTGCAGGTCACTAGTCGTGAGCGCAAACCGCAGTTTTGCGGCAGTCCACAACGATTGCAGGACAAGAGCTTCTATAACATCGACCCCGACG ACATGAATTGCGAGCGTCCATCGGAGTTGATCGGAATCGGAACGGTGGAGAGCGTGGACACCAGAGAACCAACGGAAACGGTAGTTGGAGATATTGGTACCTATCCTCCGTCCGCACGACCTACGACTTCCACAACCGAGCTAATCACCAGCACGGCATTGTCCACGACTACAGTGACAGTGTCGTCGACAACCGAGCAGAGACGGACGACACCGTCGGCACCATCCTCGACCTACATCCCGACAACCCGACCGACTGTCGCGCGAACCGGAAACGTCGTGGTCGTGAGGACCACTCCGTCACCACCGAAGCAATCGCAGGAGCACATACAACAGCATCAGCCAAGGCCGCCGTTAGTCCTCGGATCGCCATTGTATAAATCGAAATTGAATGAAAAGGATATTATCGTGAAGGATGTGCTCAGACAAGACAACGCGGTCATCATATACTGGGACACGGAAGCAACTAACATTCTGGGTTTCAGAGTAATCTATCGACTGTTCGGGGATAATAGTTTCAAGCAAGCACCGCCACTCGAGGCTAGCGAACGAGAATTCAAGATCAAAAATGTGCCCTCCCag GAGTGCATCGTGGTTTGCGTCATCTCGCTGGAGGAGACCAACATCACACCGGCTAATGTGCCGTACAACCAGTGCCGCGAGGTCAGAACGGAGAACTCGCCCACCTCGAACATGGATAAGATCACGATCGCCGCGAGCGCGGCGATCTGCGCCACAATCGTCGTCGCAGTGATCATCTTCGTGGTCGCGAATCGACGCCGCGCCCGTAAGCTACATACTTTGCATAGCATTGATCAAACGAAAATGGGCGGCCCGATCGCCGGTCTACCAGTCAACTGTTGTTCGAACATGGGGCCAACACCTAGTCCTGGCGGGCCTCTATCATCGATGGCCACTCTAAGCGCCTACAATGCCCAGAAGGAGTGGGACCAGGTATCGGCCTACAGCAACAGGAGCATACCACGGCCGAGAATTTTCCCTATCGATCGACAAG GATCGATCACCAGAGCATCCTGCCTTGATGACGTGCGTTCTCAAGCCGGGCACTATAGTAGCAAAGTGTCCGCCCGATCGATTGCCGATGGTCAATCTCAGCATAGCTTCTCTAACAATTCTACGCGATACTTTTCCAACACTGCGCTAGCTTCCAATCTCGTCAGCACGAGACCAG AATTACGACAATCGCGCCAGTCGCTGGCGGCCGCCTCAGATCGGATGTCGCGGTCAAATTTCAGCAGCAACCATCTGCCTCCACACTCGTCGGCCCGGCGACAGCGACCACGATCGCGTAATCGCAATCTGGAGCCAAATCCGCCGCGACCTGGCAGCCGGTACAGCCTAGCCGACTCCACGCATACTCTCAACAATTATGATGAAAACAACTGGACCGATCACGACATGGATATTTACATGGCTCGCAATCCTACCACGAGAAGTGGCCTGGTGCCGCTCTAA
- the LOC105205413 gene encoding vasorin isoform X2 — MDAIPKELLLLLAGAFVVAATTSACPWSQHAVDLENSCICDYNLAGELSVQCDIVDYEQLLSAMRRYATKTPIDLFYINNSTIGALRNGTFATMRINNIQLSGCRIRSIELEAFKGQENNLKSLNLKDNELTEIPGANLKTLKNLTVLDLSMNKITKVNDNAFAGTKLITLKLSDNEVTLAPGSFRGLERTLKNLNLKGTRQKKVPEALRGLRTLAFLDLSQNSIRELPGTSGIKAFEGLDSLTGLNLERNLIQNIGPDAFHGIKNTLSSLSLLNNLIPDFPTAAINSVQDLRVLDIGFNLITELPVNAFQGNPSITLLAIDGNPLSTVPEEALAQLNGTLRGLSLGGRFLVCDCRLRWIVEWIKTRDLQVTSRERKPQFCGSPQRLQDKSFYNIDPDDMNCERPSELIGIGTVESVDTREPTETVVGDIGTYPPSARPTTSTTELITSTALSTTTVTVSSTTEQRRTTPSAPSSTYIPTTRPTVARTGNVVVVRTTPSPPKQSQEHIQQHQPRPPLVLGSPLYKSKLNEKDIIVKDVLRQDNAVIIYWDTEATNILGFRVIYRLFGDNSFKQAPPLEASEREFKIKNVPSQECIVVCVISLEETNITPANVPYNQCREVRTENSPTSNMDKITIAASAAICATIVVAVIIFVVANRRRARKLHTLHSIDQTKMGGPIAGLPVNCCSNMGPTPSPGGPLSSMATLSAYNAQKEWDQVSAYSNRSIPRPRIFPIDRQGSITRASCLDDVRSQAGHYSSKVSARSIADGQSQHSFSNNSTRYFSNTALASNLVSTRPELRQSRQSLAAASDRMSRSNFSSNHLPPHSSARRQRPRSRNRNLEPNPPRPGSRYSLADSTHTLNNYDENNWTDHDMDIYMARNPTTRSGLVPL, encoded by the exons ATGCAATTCCAAAGGAGCTATTGCTGCTGCTAGCGGGCGCGTTTGTCGTTGCGGCGACGACATCCGCCTGTCCATGGTCGCAGCATGCGGTGGATCTCGAGAATTCGTGCATCTGCGACTACAATCTAGCTGGCGAGCTCTCGGTGCAGTGCGACATCGTCGATTATGAACAGCTATTATCGGCGATGCGGCGTTACGCCACCAAAACGCCGATTGATCTCTTCTACATTAATAATAGTACGATCGGCGCCCTAAGAAACGGTACGTTTGCCACCATGAGGATTAACAATATACAGCTGTCTGGGTGCCGCATCAGGAGCATCGAGCTAGAAGCCTTCAAAGGCCAAGAAAATAATCTGAAGAGCTTAAATCTCAAAGATAATGAGCTCACGGAAATCCCCGGCGCCAATTTGAAGACCTTGAAGAACCTCACTGTGCTCGATCTTTCAATGAACAAGATCACTAAGGTCAACGACAACGCCTTCGCCGGCACCAAACTGATAACGCTGAAACTCTCCGACAACGAGGTCACTCTCGCTCCGGGATCGTTTCGCGGCCTGGAGAGAACTCTGAAGAATCTCAATCTCAAAGGAACGCGGCAGAAGAAAGTGCCGGAAGCGCTCAGAGGACTGAGGACTCTGGCTTTCCTCGATCTTTCGCAGAACAGCATACGCGAGCTTCCCGGCACGTCTGGAATCAAAGCATTCGAGGGTCTCGACTCCCTCACAGGATTGAATCTCGAGAGAAACCTGATCCAGAATATCGGCCCGGACGCGTTCCACGGCATCAAGAACACTCTCAGCTCCCTCAGTCTGCTGAACAATCTCATCCCGGATTTCCCTACGGCGGCTATCAACAGCGTTCAAGATCTTAGA GTGTTGGATATCGGATTCAATCTGATCACGGAACTACCGGTCAACGCCTTTCAAGGAAATCCATCGATCACATTGCTAGCAATCGACGGTAACCCGTTGTCCACGGTACCGGAAGAGGCGCTCGCCCAACTGAACGGTACTCTGCGCGGACTGAGTCTGGGCGGACGATTTCTCGTCTGCGACTGCCGTTTACGCTGGATCGTCGAGTGGATCAAGACGCGAGACCTGCAGGTCACTAGTCGTGAGCGCAAACCGCAGTTTTGCGGCAGTCCACAACGATTGCAGGACAAGAGCTTCTATAACATCGACCCCGACG ACATGAATTGCGAGCGTCCATCGGAGTTGATCGGAATCGGAACGGTGGAGAGCGTGGACACCAGAGAACCAACGGAAACGGTAGTTGGAGATATTGGTACCTATCCTCCGTCCGCACGACCTACGACTTCCACAACCGAGCTAATCACCAGCACGGCATTGTCCACGACTACAGTGACAGTGTCGTCGACAACCGAGCAGAGACGGACGACACCGTCGGCACCATCCTCGACCTACATCCCGACAACCCGACCGACTGTCGCGCGAACCGGAAACGTCGTGGTCGTGAGGACCACTCCGTCACCACCGAAGCAATCGCAGGAGCACATACAACAGCATCAGCCAAGGCCGCCGTTAGTCCTCGGATCGCCATTGTATAAATCGAAATTGAATGAAAAGGATATTATCGTGAAGGATGTGCTCAGACAAGACAACGCGGTCATCATATACTGGGACACGGAAGCAACTAACATTCTGGGTTTCAGAGTAATCTATCGACTGTTCGGGGATAATAGTTTCAAGCAAGCACCGCCACTCGAGGCTAGCGAACGAGAATTCAAGATCAAAAATGTGCCCTCCCag GAGTGCATCGTGGTTTGCGTCATCTCGCTGGAGGAGACCAACATCACACCGGCTAATGTGCCGTACAACCAGTGCCGCGAGGTCAGAACGGAGAACTCGCCCACCTCGAACATGGATAAGATCACGATCGCCGCGAGCGCGGCGATCTGCGCCACAATCGTCGTCGCAGTGATCATCTTCGTGGTCGCGAATCGACGCCGCGCCCGTAAGCTACATACTTTGCATAGCATTGATCAAACGAAAATGGGCGGCCCGATCGCCGGTCTACCAGTCAACTGTTGTTCGAACATGGGGCCAACACCTAGTCCTGGCGGGCCTCTATCATCGATGGCCACTCTAAGCGCCTACAATGCCCAGAAGGAGTGGGACCAGGTATCGGCCTACAGCAACAGGAGCATACCACGGCCGAGAATTTTCCCTATCGATCGACAAG GATCGATCACCAGAGCATCCTGCCTTGATGACGTGCGTTCTCAAGCCGGGCACTATAGTAGCAAAGTGTCCGCCCGATCGATTGCCGATGGTCAATCTCAGCATAGCTTCTCTAACAATTCTACGCGATACTTTTCCAACACTGCGCTAGCTTCCAATCTCGTCAGCACGAGACCAG AATTACGACAATCGCGCCAGTCGCTGGCGGCCGCCTCAGATCGGATGTCGCGGTCAAATTTCAGCAGCAACCATCTGCCTCCACACTCGTCGGCCCGGCGACAGCGACCACGATCGCGTAATCGCAATCTGGAGCCAAATCCGCCGCGACCTGGCAGCCGGTACAGCCTAGCCGACTCCACGCATACTCTCAACAATTATGATGAAAACAACTGGACCGATCACGACATGGATATTTACATGGCTCGCAATCCTACCACGAGAAGTGGCCTGGTGCCGCTCTAA